CTGACTCTGACCATGCTTATGGTCATTTTCGGGCAGAGACAGTAGCTGCATTATTAGCTTCTTTTATTATGGCGGTAGTAGGTATTCAGGTGATTGTGGAGGCGATACGGTCCTTTTTCGATCGTGCAAAGGAAACACCGCAGCTATGGTCAGCTGGTGTGGCTCTAGTGTGTGCAGTGGCAATGATAGGAGTATACATATACAACAAAAGACTGGCTAAGCAGATAAATAGCAGTGCACTAATGGCGGCGGCCAAAGATAATTTTTCTGATGCTATGGTTAGTATAGGTGCTGCTGTTGGGATTGTGGGTGCTCAGTTCGGACTGCCATGGATTGATTCTGCGGCCGCAGTCGTTGTCGGACTGATTATCTCTAAGACAGCATGGGATATTTTTCGTGACTCGACCTACCGGCTTACCGATGGCTTTGATCAAGATAAGTTGATGGATCTACGTAGTACGATCGCTCGAACGCCGGGAGTAGAAGGGATTAAAGATGTAAAGGCACGGGTTCATGGTAATCATGTGCATGTGGATGTTGTAGTGGAGGTAGACGCGAATATAACTGTGGTTGAGGGTCATAAAATCAGTGATTCCATTGAAGAGAGAATGAGCAAGTTGCATAATATTATGAACGTGCAGGTGCATGTGGAACCTAAAGATTAAAATTTATATTCTATTTTAAGGAAAAAACAAACAAATTCAAGGAGGATTCAAGACTTTAGTCCTGTATTTTACCATAAAGTGGCATGATTATATGTGCAATTTGGAGCATGTTCCAAATCCCGGGCAAGCCTATAATGAGGGCATAAAGGAATGAAGCACACACCTTTATTGAAATCTCATCATGGTATTGGGGGAACGTATGATTAAATCACATAAGCAATTAACAGCATCCTTGTTGGTTTCAGCTGCTATTGTTGCAGGTTTAGGAGTATCTGCTCCTGGACATGCAGCAGCAGCCTCAAGTCCATCAAATTCAGCCATGGCGGCAGCAGCCGGTCAAACAGCGGTCATCGAGGCAAGTGTTCGCCTTCGCAGCACACCTTCTACAAGTGGAGAAGTAGTGAAGTATTTGCAAAAGGGAGATCAAGTGCAGATTGTGGCGCAGCCGAATAGCTATTGGTATCAGGTGAAAGCAGCAGATGGATCCGTAGGTTATACAAGCACGGATGATAAGTATATCAGCGTAAATTCATCTTCAGTAAATACACCAGCAGCACCTTCAACACCTTCAGCACAAACGGGAACCATTAAGTACGGAGTGAATCTTCGAACTACTCCTTCTACAAGCGGAAAAGTACTAAGACTTCTGAAGAAGGGTGAGCAAGTACAACTTCTGGCACAGCCGAACAGCTACTGGTATCAAATCCAAACAACGGATGGTAGCATAGGATATATAAGTTCAAGTGATCAATATACTTCGTTCGCTGGTAACGGGGGGACTGGGACGGTAACGCCAACACCTACACCACCGCCTCCAGCACCAATACCACCTATTTCAACGCCTGGGGCTTCCGCTCAAATTGAGAGTGTAATCTCAGCAGGTATGGGCTATCTTGGAACACCTTATGAGTTTGGATCCAGCAGATATGATACAAGAACCTTCGATTGTTCTGATTTTATCCGGCAAATATTCATGGATGCTTTAAATTTGAAACTGCCTGCTGATTCCCGTCAACAGGGAGATTGGGTGAAATCGAATAGCACGGTAGTTACGTCTACTTCCGGATTAAAACGCGGCGATTTAATGTTCTTCATGGATTATAAAGGAAACTCCGCTTCTGCTTATGAAGGGATCGACAAATCCAAGGCAAGAATATCGCATGTTGCTATTTATTTGGGAGATGGACAAATTCTACATACATATTCCGTAGCTTCAGGCGGGGTAAAAGTAGATAAGTTAAGCGCTTCTTGGATGAATCGTTTTCTCTACGGGGGATCGGTCATTCAATAATAATATAGGTACACAGGAGCGGCAGCATCGCATGTTTGTGACGGGTGAACAAAGGCGGGCATAAGCGCAGGGGCTATCCCCTCAGTAGAATTTTCTACTGAGGGGGTAGCCTTTTTTTATCGTCTATTTAGAACAGCCGCACTCACCACACAAAAAAGAGGATGCACCATGGGCCAATTTAATGGCTCCTTTGGACACCCCCTTCATATTCAAATTATGGCGTTATTACATTGGCAGCTACAGGAACCATAACCCAAGCTTTTCCTAGCCAAGTGTAAACTTGTCTCCATTCATTGCCCCAAGAATCCGTAATGACTTCACCTGTGGTGTCAAGCGTTTGAGCGCTAAGCCAGCCTGCGGGAATCATACTGCCAATGGAAAAATGGAAAGCTATTTTTTCGGTTAGAACAATTTGTGGTGTCGCTGGAGAAATATCCGACGGCGTAATGATCGTTTCAAAAGTATTAGTGTAAGTGCTTCCAGTTACCGTCGTAGAATCTGTTGTTGTACCTGTTACTTCCGCGGCTGATGCTGTAGCTGCTATCGAAGCCATAAGCCCCAAGGCTACTGTAATGCTGGCGAATTTTTTCATGTTTAGTTCCTCCTCATTATGGACTAGCTTCATAACTTTTTCTTATTTTCTCAAGTGACATCTGTGTGGGAATGACCTATACTTTCTGCATGATGAATAAGTTATATGGATAGATATGGGAGGAGGTTACATCGATCTACCTCTGCGGCCCGTGAAGAGGGAAACAATAAACAGAACCAAGAAGACGAAGAATAGTATTTTTGCAAGACCTGCAGCGGCTGCTACAAGATTGAAGAAACCAAAGATTCCAGCGATCACAGCTACAACTAGTAGAATTACGGACCATTTTAACATTACATATCACCTATCCTTTTTTTGATTTGTAGTCATTGTATAAACGGGGACTTTGATTCTGAAACATAGGGGAGAAGGGAGTCTTGACAACGCTCGACAAATTGTTTCGGCAAATGATAGTAGGGGTAACTAAGCAGTATACAAGGCTGATTGGCCGCTATTTATAAGATTTGGAAGGGGTTTTGAATATGATCATTGAATTAAGTGTAGCTCTCGTCGCTGTTGCATTCGCAATACTTGTTTTCTTTCTAATTAAGACTTTGAAATCAGCGAAGGAATCTCTCGACAAAGTGAGCCAGACCTTGGTTGAAGTGCAGAAGACGATGGATGAGCTGACTTATGAAGTGAAAACTACAGTTAGACATGCAAACGAAATTACTGCTGATGTACAGAACAAGATCCAAAAGATCGATCCTGTCATAGATTCTGTGAAGAATTTGGGGGAAGTTATGAATGAATTAACTTTAACCGTCAAGCAAGTGTCGGTAACTGTGATTGAGAAATATCGTAAATCGCATGAACTGAGGGAGAAGCGTAAGGGTGTATCTATAAAAGAGGCTCCGCTGACTCCAGCCGAGGAACGTACGGTTAACTCCTATGATGCCGTTAATGCCGATAAAGCACCGGGGAAAATGGCTACAGTGTTAAAAAGTATAGATGTAGCTGCAACTCTTTGGAAAAAATTCCGTCATTAAACTTAAGGTAGCAAGTCTTCTGTAAATGGCGGCTGCAGATAAGAAAGGTGGGACAACAACATGAACACAATTATTCTTTTGTTTAGTCTTCTTTTCCCATACTTTGATGCGTCTCCACAGTTAGCGCCTGTCTCATCATTTATTGAACAGCCTAAGTCTGTTCTGGCCTTTGAGCATACTGCTGAATCCAGTCCATATATAAGTCGCTTTGATTCTTTGGCGGGAGTTTCTCTTTATGCCACGGAGGAAGAATTGCTTCTGACTAAGGGCACACCGCTTGAGATTGTTAATGATCCATGGCAAAACACAGTGGAATACCAATATGCTGATGTATCAGTAGGTGTGGGTGAGGGGTTTGTACTATATGTGCATGTCTCACCTGCTCAAGCACAGCAGTTCGGTCTACATGTGAATGGAGTGAAAATTGATCCCTTGAAGGATAATCTGCAATCGACCTTGGGTAAACCGTACTTTATAGCCGAAGATGGTGACGTGTATATGAGAGGGAATAATGCGCTCAAAATATATCGGAATTTGGCTGGTGAATTTGAAGGTATTGATTTATTTGATAGTATTTCTTCTTAATGTGTTTCACTTTTGATTATATAGGTTAATAAGCAGGGGCTGTCTTTACCATAGAGTAACCTCCAGAACCACTAGATCTAGTGGTTCTGGAGGTTACTTTGCTGAAGACGTAAATGAACCTATTACTATATTTACATATTATGAGAATAGAAAAAACAGATTAAAATAGCGTATGATATAGGTAATGAGTCGCAGAATTTTACGGTCGAAATACTATTTGTGTGAGGTGAAGATGATGAGAATCTTAATCGTTGATGACAATCCGACTAATGTTATCATTATCCGAGAAATCCTGAAAAAAGAAGATTACCGAAATTTCGTAACCGCATCCTCTGCCAAAGAGATGCTTACGCGGCTCGGTATCGGTTCTGTAAGTGAGGATGGACGTCCTCGGATGTCAGATATTGATCTGATTTTACTGGATATGATGATGCCAGAAATGGATGGAATCGAGGCATGTCGTGTTGTACAGCATTACGAACACCTTAAGGATATTCCAATAATAATGGTTACAGCTGTTGGTGATTCCAAGAAGCTGGCAGAAGCACTGGATGCAGGTGCAGTGGATTATGTTACAAAACCTATTAATAAAGTGGAGCTGATGGCCCGAATTCGGCTCGCACTGCGGCTGAAGCGAGAGAAAGATTGGCATAAGGAACGAGATCAGCGAATTCAGGAGGAATTGAGACTTGCAGCACTTGTCCAGAATGCAGTGCTAAGCTTGCCGCTTCAGGATGAGAATTTTGAGGTCCATGCCATCTACCAGCCATCCTCTGAGCTCGCCGGTGATTTATATGCGTGGTACCCCCTTGGTGATGGCCGATATGGCGTGATCCTGCTGGACATTATGGGACACGGAATATCGTCGTCTCTTTTTTGTATGTTTCTTGCTTCTGTGTTAAAGGACACGGTAACTACGTATGTAGAGCCGGAAAAGGTGATTCAGGAGCTCAATCGAAGGTTTAACCAGCTCTATATTGAGAAAAAGCTGATCCAATATTACTTTACGACTATTTATCTCGTGATAGATACCCGTCTAAAGCGTATTGACTATGTCAACGCCGGACATCCACCTGCGCTGTTTTTTGAGGGCGAGGCTAAAACTCCGGTCTTGCTGGAAAGTAACTGCCATCCTGTGGGCCTGTTTGAACAAATCGATATTCAGCCACAGAGTCTAACCTTTGAAGATGAAGGACATCTAGTTCTATATACAGATGGTCTTCTGGAACTGGTTGAAGGTGAACAGGAGGAGCAGCTGGAATTTATGATTCAGCATTTAAATATTGAACATGAGTGGAACGAAGAAGCTATTCGGGCGGCCTTTTTCAATGCTGAGGTTCCTAAAGAGCGTGACGATGATAAATGTATAGTGTGGATCTCATTGATGAAGGGAACAGATAGAGAATGAAGATAAAGGCTAAACTATTAATTGGCTTCAGTGCCATGTTAGCGATTATGCTTGCACTTACGATGATAGGATATGACCGCTTAAATTA
This window of the Paenibacillus sp. FSL R10-2734 genome carries:
- a CDS encoding cation diffusion facilitator family transporter; this encodes MVDIYEDIRKGERGAWVSIAAYLILSTFKLVSGYLFASNALVADGVNNLTDIVASVAVLVGLRISRKPPDSDHAYGHFRAETVAALLASFIMAVVGIQVIVEAIRSFFDRAKETPQLWSAGVALVCAVAMIGVYIYNKRLAKQINSSALMAAAKDNFSDAMVSIGAAVGIVGAQFGLPWIDSAAAVVVGLIISKTAWDIFRDSTYRLTDGFDQDKLMDLRSTIARTPGVEGIKDVKARVHGNHVHVDVVVEVDANITVVEGHKISDSIEERMSKLHNIMNVQVHVEPKD
- a CDS encoding SH3 domain-containing C40 family peptidase produces the protein MIKSHKQLTASLLVSAAIVAGLGVSAPGHAAAASSPSNSAMAAAAGQTAVIEASVRLRSTPSTSGEVVKYLQKGDQVQIVAQPNSYWYQVKAADGSVGYTSTDDKYISVNSSSVNTPAAPSTPSAQTGTIKYGVNLRTTPSTSGKVLRLLKKGEQVQLLAQPNSYWYQIQTTDGSIGYISSSDQYTSFAGNGGTGTVTPTPTPPPPAPIPPISTPGASAQIESVISAGMGYLGTPYEFGSSRYDTRTFDCSDFIRQIFMDALNLKLPADSRQQGDWVKSNSTVVTSTSGLKRGDLMFFMDYKGNSASAYEGIDKSKARISHVAIYLGDGQILHTYSVASGGVKVDKLSASWMNRFLYGGSVIQ
- a CDS encoding DUF948 domain-containing protein, whose amino-acid sequence is MIIELSVALVAVAFAILVFFLIKTLKSAKESLDKVSQTLVEVQKTMDELTYEVKTTVRHANEITADVQNKIQKIDPVIDSVKNLGEVMNELTLTVKQVSVTVIEKYRKSHELREKRKGVSIKEAPLTPAEERTVNSYDAVNADKAPGKMATVLKSIDVAATLWKKFRH
- a CDS encoding fused response regulator/phosphatase, with amino-acid sequence MRILIVDDNPTNVIIIREILKKEDYRNFVTASSAKEMLTRLGIGSVSEDGRPRMSDIDLILLDMMMPEMDGIEACRVVQHYEHLKDIPIIMVTAVGDSKKLAEALDAGAVDYVTKPINKVELMARIRLALRLKREKDWHKERDQRIQEELRLAALVQNAVLSLPLQDENFEVHAIYQPSSELAGDLYAWYPLGDGRYGVILLDIMGHGISSSLFCMFLASVLKDTVTTYVEPEKVIQELNRRFNQLYIEKKLIQYYFTTIYLVIDTRLKRIDYVNAGHPPALFFEGEAKTPVLLESNCHPVGLFEQIDIQPQSLTFEDEGHLVLYTDGLLELVEGEQEEQLEFMIQHLNIEHEWNEEAIRAAFFNAEVPKERDDDKCIVWISLMKGTDRE
- a CDS encoding DUF1328 domain-containing protein yields the protein MLKWSVILLVVAVIAGIFGFFNLVAAAAGLAKILFFVFLVLFIVSLFTGRRGRSM